Part of the Tissierellales bacterium genome, GGATTTGTCTAATTTAAGAAACATAAAAAAACTCCTTTAACTGTTATGGTTTTGCTTTGACTGTTATGGTGATTTGAATATATACTATACCAAAATAAAGCAAAAAACAAGTGCGAAAATGAAAGGAGTAAAATATGAAGTTAGAAAATAAGGAAGAATTTAAGACAGGATTGCAATCAGGATTGTCAATAGCATTAGGATTTATACCAATAGCTATGACATTTGGATTACTAGCTAAAAATAGTGGGTTGAATTTACTTGAAGGGCTAGGTTTTTCGGCTATAGTTTATGCAGGAGCATCTCAATTTATGGCAATAGATTTATTGAATTCTGGAGCTGGAATAGCAAGCATAATACTTACGACATTTCTATTCAATTTTAGACATTTTATAATGGGAGCATCAATGAGTACTAAATTGCGTTCGGATAGTTTGAAATTTAGACCTATAATGGCGTTTGTAATGACAGATGAGACTTATTCGGTAGCTTATTTGAAACAAGATAAAATAAGTGCCTGGTTCTATTTACCTATGGCTATTACAGCATATTTGTCATTATCATTTGGAACAATACTTGGATATCAACTTGGAGGTGTATTACCGGCAGCATTGAATCAAAGTATGGGAATAGCTCTTTATGCAATGTTTTTAGCTATACTAACACCAGAGGTAAAGAAGTCATTTAAAACTATGGGTGTTGTCGTTACGGCAGGTTTATTAAATGTATTAATTCACAATTTGGATTTTGTTCCCGATGGATGGCATATAATACTCGTGATAGTTTTTACAGTTGGAATTTGGACCGTTAAAGATCTCTTAGATGAGAGAAAGGAAGTGTGCTATGAATAGAATATTTATTTTAATAATGGGAATGATGGTTGTTACGTATTTGCCACGAGTACTACCATTTTATGTAATGGGTAAATTGAAATTAAATTCTAGAATAGAGCAGAGTTTAAAATACATTCCATATGCGGCTCTCGGAGCGTTGGTTATACCAGGAGGTTTTAGTGGAGTAAAGGAGCGCCCTTTAGTATCGATAGGAGCGCTCGGAGCAGCAGTACTACTTAGCTATATCAAGGAAAATTTATTTTTATCGGTAGTAGGTTCTGTAGGATTTGCTTATATATGTTTAATGATGTTTCCTTAGTTATCTTATTTTTTTGCCGCAATGAGGACAATACTCGGCGGCATTTTTTTCTCTAAATTCTTGCATGAATCCAGAACTTATAATACCGGTTGGAAGTGCTACAAGACCTATTCCTAGAACAGCTAAAGTACCACTTATTATTCTGCCAGTTAAAGTTATAGGAGTAATAGGAGCGTATCCAATAGGAGTTATAGTTATTATTGCCCACCAAAAAGAAGCTGCTATATTAGGAAATGCCTCAGGTTGAACGGGATTTTCTACATAGTACATGAGTGTAGATGCCGAAAATATGAGAAGAATTATAATTGATACAGTTACTATCAGTAATTCTTTTTCTCTTTTTAGTATTCTACCAATTAGATTCATTGAGGTCATGTACCTGTTAAGCTTTGCAATTCTAATTAATCTAGTAAGCCTTAACATTCGGAGAAATCTTAGGTCTAAAGGAATTAGCATCGGCAAATAGAATGGAAGTATTGCAGCTAAATCAATTATAGCCATTGGTGAAAAAATATATAACCTCATAGCTTTTAGTTTGCCAACATTTTTGAATCTCAAATCACTAGTCCATACTCTAGCGAGGTATTCGAGTGAAAATATTGATATGGATATGATTTCAAAATATCTAAGTTCGGTATCATATTCAGAGTTTATACTTTCGAATGAACTAAGAAATATTGCAAGGGCGTTTAAAAGTATCAGAGTTACAATCATACGATCAAAAAATGTGCTTTCCTTGTCATTTTCTTTTCCTAAGTATATAATTTCAAAAATTCTTTGTTTCATTGTAATTCACCTCAGATTATATTATTGATGAAAACATGTTGCCATGTAAATAGTATACCCATATGTAGAAAAGATGCAATATTTTACAAGACAATTTATGAAAATTTGGGTATATTAAAGTAGAAGATGTGATTTAGATGATGAAATGGAGGAGATACTATGTTAAAAGATTTGATTAGAAAAAATAGAACTTATAGACGATTTGATGCATCTCACAAAATTGAATTAGATGACTTGAAAGATATGGTAGATGCTGCTAGACTTGGTAGCTCAGGAGCCAATCTTCAGCCACTTAAATACTATTTGAGTGCGAGTGATGAAATAAACGATACTATATTTGAGACATTGAGATGGGCTGGTGGATTAAAGGATTGGAATGGCCCAGAATTAGAGGAGAGACCAAGTGGATATATAGTTATGGTTCACGACACAAGTATTAGTAAACAACCATATTGGGATCATGGCATTGCTGCACAGAGTATACTTTTAACTGCTACAGAAAAAGGTCTTGGGGGTTGTATGTTTGCCTCATTTGATAGATCGCTTGCTCAAAAACTTAAATTAGATGAAAAGTACAATATATTGATGGTAATAGCTATTGGTAAGCCTATTGAAGATGTAGTTTTAGTTGATTTGCCGGAAGATGGCAAGACTGCTTATTATAGAGATGAAAAGAAAACTCACTATGTTCCAAAAAGATCATTAGAAGAGATTATATTATAGTTTTGAGCAATTAGAAAAGCGTGTTACAATAGAGTTAAGGATACTATTCTGATGCGCTTTTGATTTGCATTGCGGATTCATATATTGATGGAGGTATTTATGGAAGAGATAAAATACTATTCTGTAAAGAATCAGAACATAGAAGAATTAAAAGTTGCAAAAGACACAAGACATGCTAGAAAAGAACATTTACACGAAGAACTTACTGTTGGTATAGCGGAGAGCGGCATGTCAAACATATCTATGAATGGTGAAATATACGAAATAAAGGCCGGCGATTTATTTTTTATAGGGTCACTAATAAGCCATAGTTGTAATCCTGTAGAGCCTAAAGAATGGACATACACTATGATATACA contains:
- a CDS encoding nitroreductase family protein; amino-acid sequence: MLKDLIRKNRTYRRFDASHKIELDDLKDMVDAARLGSSGANLQPLKYYLSASDEINDTIFETLRWAGGLKDWNGPELEERPSGYIVMVHDTSISKQPYWDHGIAAQSILLTATEKGLGGCMFASFDRSLAQKLKLDEKYNILMVIAIGKPIEDVVLVDLPEDGKTAYYRDEKKTHYVPKRSLEEIIL
- a CDS encoding AzlD domain-containing protein, with translation MNRIFILIMGMMVVTYLPRVLPFYVMGKLKLNSRIEQSLKYIPYAALGALVIPGGFSGVKERPLVSIGALGAAVLLSYIKENLFLSVVGSVGFAYICLMMFP
- a CDS encoding AzlC family ABC transporter permease encodes the protein MKLENKEEFKTGLQSGLSIALGFIPIAMTFGLLAKNSGLNLLEGLGFSAIVYAGASQFMAIDLLNSGAGIASIILTTFLFNFRHFIMGASMSTKLRSDSLKFRPIMAFVMTDETYSVAYLKQDKISAWFYLPMAITAYLSLSFGTILGYQLGGVLPAALNQSMGIALYAMFLAILTPEVKKSFKTMGVVVTAGLLNVLIHNLDFVPDGWHIILVIVFTVGIWTVKDLLDERKEVCYE
- a CDS encoding ion transporter; amino-acid sequence: MKQRIFEIIYLGKENDKESTFFDRMIVTLILLNALAIFLSSFESINSEYDTELRYFEIISISIFSLEYLARVWTSDLRFKNVGKLKAMRLYIFSPMAIIDLAAILPFYLPMLIPLDLRFLRMLRLTRLIRIAKLNRYMTSMNLIGRILKREKELLIVTVSIIILLIFSASTLMYYVENPVQPEAFPNIAASFWWAIITITPIGYAPITPITLTGRIISGTLAVLGIGLVALPTGIISSGFMQEFREKNAAEYCPHCGKKIR